The Daucus carota subsp. sativus chromosome 2, DH1 v3.0, whole genome shotgun sequence genome includes a window with the following:
- the LOC135150311 gene encoding uncharacterized protein LOC135150311 produces the protein MDHRAKDYPCNNGDGGSGNGGQPNQHNQQNPIGRVFALTSCQAATNPGTVSGTHDAYVLFDTGSTHSVVSLSYVRYLDVLPSLLSPHMSSATPMGTSVIISDRSQPKGQVKLISALKAKKLLTKGCDGYLAFVKDTSKVESRIEDYVVVGEYADVFPDELPGLPPHREVEFTIELVPGAEPIS, from the exons ATGGATCATAGGGCAAAGGACTATCCATGTAATAATGGTGATGGAGGTAGTGGCAATGGAGGTCAGCCTAATCAGCATAATCAGCAGAATCCTATAGGCAGAGTCTTCGCATTGACTTCTTGTCAGGCAGCAACTAATCCAGGTACTGTTTCTGGAACGCATGATGCTTATGTGTTATTTGATACTGGTTCGACTCATTCTGTGGTGTCTCTATCATATGTTCGTTATCTTGATGTCTTACCTTCATTATTATCTCCACATATGTCTAGTGCTACCCCTATGGGGACTTCTGTTATTATTTCTGAT AGGTCTCAACCAAAAGGGCAGGTTAAGTTGATTTCAGCTCTAAAGGCGAAGAAGCTCTTGACTAAGGGTTGTGACGGTTATCTTGCTTTTGTGAAGGACACATCCAAGGTTGAGTCTCGTATAGAGGATTATGTAGTTGTGGGTGAATATGCAGATGTGTTTCCCGATGAGTTACCAGGTTTGCCACCGCATCGAGAAGTGGAGTTTACTATTGAACTTGTTCCAGGTGCAGAGCCTATTTCTTAG